A single region of the Candidatus Methanomethylicota archaeon genome encodes:
- a CDS encoding helix-turn-helix domain-containing protein yields MRRKIANILSEVNNILNKADFNTYIVSSNYCVQIVAKKNDIKLLLRASTNVDSEKKEVVENLGSLASAFSATPLIVSERDQIGSIEDGIIHEHFNINVVNLNTFRNSVLYRKFPIAYAKRGGLYFRINGEKLRKLRIKNKLSLGELANMVGVSRKAIYEYENSNMGATLRTALRMKEVLNEDITMEIDIFKWKNQIEVIDKAPSGVIAKQLHNKLKKIGYRTIGLNNAPIEVHVKDLEVSFLTDEGLNIEALNNKIEDAINIGKILKTNPILVTNLGGRNFNITTISIDEIKRIEYKKELEQMLKLN; encoded by the coding sequence ATGAGAAGAAAAATTGCTAATATTTTATCAGAAGTTAATAATATATTAAATAAAGCAGACTTTAATACATATATTGTATCCTCTAATTATTGTGTTCAAATAGTTGCTAAGAAAAATGATATTAAATTACTTTTACGTGCTTCTACAAATGTTGATAGTGAAAAAAAGGAAGTTGTTGAAAATTTAGGATCTTTGGCTAGTGCATTTTCAGCAACTCCTCTTATAGTTAGTGAAAGAGATCAAATTGGTTCTATTGAAGATGGGATCATTCATGAACATTTTAATATAAATGTTGTTAATTTAAATACATTTAGAAATAGTGTATTATATAGAAAATTTCCAATTGCTTATGCTAAAAGAGGAGGATTATACTTTAGAATAAATGGAGAGAAACTTAGAAAATTAAGAATTAAGAATAAACTCTCTCTTGGAGAACTTGCAAATATGGTAGGTGTAAGTAGAAAAGCAATATATGAATATGAGAATTCTAATATGGGTGCTACTTTAAGAACTGCATTAAGAATGAAGGAAGTATTGAATGAAGATATAACCATGGAGATAGACATATTCAAATGGAAAAATCAAATAGAAGTTATTGATAAAGCCCCTTCTGGAGTAATTGCTAAGCAACTTCATAATAAGCTTAAAAAAATAGGTTATAGAACTATTGGATTAAATAATGCTCCTATTGAAGTTCATGTAAAAGATTTAGAAGTAAGTTTCTTAACAGATGAAGGTTTGAATATTGAAGCTTTAAATAATAAGATTGAAGATGCTATTAATATTGGAAAAATTCTTAAAACAAATCCAATACTTGTAACAAACTTAGGTGGAAGGAATTTCAATATAACTACAATTTCTATAGATGAAATTAAAAGAATTGAATATAAGAAAGAACTTGAGCAAATGCTTAAATTAAATTAA
- a CDS encoding DUF61 family protein, with protein sequence MMNEEDRLTKLFWEIELKRLNENLPKTRKPLSNLLIEEDPHYINMANEKVSFNKNELKELSSYLSEEECKYVNLPIVIVKESGSKRGVFTILGNPLEIAVINRVLKKEETDKFIFLPEIIELIGKFPSLITFGYKFSESIV encoded by the coding sequence ATGATGAATGAAGAAGATAGATTAACAAAACTTTTTTGGGAAATAGAATTAAAAAGATTAAATGAAAATCTTCCTAAAACTAGAAAGCCATTAAGTAATTTATTAATTGAAGAAGATCCTCATTATATAAATATGGCAAATGAGAAAGTATCTTTTAATAAAAATGAACTTAAAGAGCTTTCTTCTTATTTATCTGAAGAAGAATGTAAATATGTTAATTTACCTATAGTTATAGTGAAAGAATCTGGGAGTAAAAGAGGAGTTTTTACAATCTTAGGCAATCCATTAGAAATAGCTGTAATAAATAGAGTATTAAAAAAAGAAGAAACTGATAAATTCATATTTTTACCAGAGATTATTGAGCTTATAGGAAAATTTCCATCTCTTATTACTTTTGGTTACAAATTTTCTGAATCAATAGTTTAA
- a CDS encoding fibrillarin-like rRNA/tRNA 2'-O-methyltransferase, producing MVNVKSHPKFSNIYIVEDETIERLATKNLTPGIRVYGEQLYRFKDEEYRAWDPFRSKLAASIEKGIIEIPIKEGTRILYLGAASGTTASHVSDIIGEKGKIFCIEFSPRVMKELIEVSKLRKNMIPILADARIPSSYRTFVEIVDVIYCDVAQPDQANILIDNAEYYLRKKGKVMIAIKARSIDVTKEPTEIFKKEIKIMEDGGIRVLDVKRLDPFDKDHAMVLGEFT from the coding sequence ATGGTAAATGTAAAATCACATCCAAAATTTTCTAATATATACATAGTGGAAGATGAAACTATTGAAAGATTAGCTACTAAAAATTTAACTCCTGGAATTAGAGTGTATGGAGAACAATTATATAGATTTAAAGATGAAGAATATAGAGCTTGGGATCCTTTTAGAAGCAAACTTGCAGCTTCTATAGAGAAAGGAATAATTGAAATTCCAATAAAAGAAGGTACACGTATTTTATATTTAGGTGCAGCAAGTGGAACAACTGCAAGTCATGTTTCTGACATTATTGGTGAAAAAGGAAAAATATTTTGCATTGAATTTTCTCCAAGAGTTATGAAAGAACTTATAGAAGTTTCTAAATTACGAAAAAATATGATTCCTATATTAGCAGATGCTAGAATTCCTTCTTCCTATAGAACATTTGTTGAAATAGTAGATGTAATATATTGTGATGTTGCACAACCAGATCAAGCTAATATTTTGATAGATAATGCTGAATATTATTTAAGAAAAAAAGGAAAAGTCATGATTGCAATAAAAGCTAGAAGTATTGACGTTACAAAAGAACCTACAGAGATTTTTAAAAAAGAAATAAAAATTATGGAAGATGGAGGTATAAGAGTTTTAGATGTAAAAAGATTGGATCCTTTTGACAAAGATCATGCAATGGTTTTAGGAGAGTTTACATGA
- a CDS encoding C/D box methylation guide ribonucleoprotein complex aNOP56 subunit (functions along with aFIB and aL7a; guides 2'-O-methylation of ribose to specific sites in RNAs), giving the protein MKCYIVDSFYGFIAYDEDLKIITTKNFKDTNEATLQLLELERTGTCSLLEDLIKEISNFGYDTVIVENEKEAMALKSKFNLQFNVISPSAAGRAFRIDPIGEWSKIGFDNSFLIKVQKEVAELLTKTKIRLAFEKRDKLVAQAVTSLDEVEKIINILVSRVREWYGLHFPELGDLIQDHKTYLKIVSEFGERSNYKFNLLEEIIHNENKSKTIMELLEKSIGAEIREKDVEKIQELARICLNLYSYRESLEKYIDEVMKEVAPNVRELVGSILGARLIALSGGLEALAKKPASTIQVLGAEKALFRALRTGARPPKHGIIFQSPLIHSSPKWQRGKIARTLAGKLSIAARVDAFGGAFIANKLKKELEERISEIKKKYAVPTKKLKKKK; this is encoded by the coding sequence TTGAAGTGCTATATAGTAGATAGTTTTTATGGATTTATTGCTTATGATGAAGATTTAAAAATAATTACTACTAAAAATTTTAAAGATACTAATGAAGCTACTTTACAGTTATTAGAATTAGAAAGAACAGGGACTTGTTCATTATTAGAAGATCTTATAAAAGAAATCTCAAATTTTGGTTATGATACAGTAATTGTTGAGAATGAAAAAGAAGCCATGGCTTTGAAATCTAAATTTAATCTTCAATTTAATGTAATTTCTCCAAGTGCTGCAGGGAGGGCTTTTAGAATAGACCCTATTGGAGAATGGTCTAAAATAGGTTTTGATAACTCTTTTTTAATAAAAGTACAAAAAGAAGTAGCAGAACTACTTACTAAAACAAAAATACGTTTAGCATTTGAAAAAAGAGATAAATTAGTAGCTCAAGCTGTAACTTCTCTTGATGAAGTTGAAAAAATTATAAATATATTGGTTTCTAGAGTAAGAGAATGGTACGGCCTTCATTTTCCTGAGCTTGGAGATTTAATTCAAGATCATAAAACTTATCTTAAAATTGTAAGTGAATTTGGTGAAAGATCTAATTATAAATTTAATTTATTAGAAGAAATTATTCATAATGAAAATAAATCAAAAACAATAATGGAACTTTTGGAGAAATCTATAGGTGCTGAAATTAGAGAAAAAGATGTGGAAAAAATTCAAGAATTAGCAAGAATTTGTTTAAACTTATACTCTTATAGAGAATCTCTTGAGAAATATATTGATGAAGTAATGAAGGAAGTGGCTCCTAATGTAAGAGAATTAGTAGGATCAATTCTTGGCGCAAGATTAATTGCATTAAGTGGAGGATTAGAAGCTCTTGCTAAAAAACCTGCAAGTACAATACAAGTATTAGGTGCTGAGAAAGCTTTATTTAGAGCACTAAGAACTGGTGCTAGGCCTCCAAAACATGGTATAATTTTCCAAAGTCCATTAATTCATTCATCTCCTAAGTGGCAAAGAGGAAAAATTGCAAGGACGCTTGCAGGAAAGCTGTCTATTGCTGCAAGGGTTGATGCTTTTGGTGGTGCTTTTATTGCAAATAAATTAAAAAAAGAATTAGAGGAAAGAATAAGTGAAATAAAGAAGAAATATGCAGTACCAACTAAAAAATTAAAAAAGAAGAAGTGA
- a CDS encoding RlmE family RNA methyltransferase, with protein MKILRDSYYREAKRLGFRSRAALKLLEISNRYHIIKEGDVVLDLGAAPGGWLQVARSIVGEKGKVIGIDISQIHPLDYENVFFIKGDIRDSNIIKKIIELSNGPVDVILSDIAPKFTGIHELDHARQIAISKYIISLFPILLKKNGNALMKIIMGSEFNNLLKEIRGMFNYVKLYKPKASRIHSSEIYLICKGYWK; from the coding sequence GTGAAAATACTTAGAGACTCTTATTATAGAGAAGCTAAAAGATTAGGATTTAGATCTAGAGCAGCTCTAAAACTATTAGAAATCTCAAATCGCTATCATATTATAAAAGAAGGAGATGTAGTATTAGATTTAGGAGCAGCACCAGGAGGTTGGCTTCAAGTAGCAAGAAGCATTGTGGGCGAAAAAGGAAAAGTTATAGGAATTGATATTTCACAAATTCATCCATTAGATTATGAAAATGTATTTTTTATAAAAGGCGATATTAGAGACTCGAATATTATTAAAAAAATTATTGAATTATCAAATGGACCTGTAGATGTCATACTTTCTGATATTGCTCCTAAATTTACAGGAATTCATGAATTGGATCATGCAAGACAAATTGCTATTTCAAAATATATAATCTCACTTTTTCCTATACTTCTTAAGAAAAATGGAAATGCATTAATGAAAATAATTATGGGCTCAGAATTTAATAATTTATTAAAAGAAATAAGAGGAATGTTTAATTATGTTAAATTATATAAGCCAAAAGCTTCTAGAATACATAGTTCAGAAATATATTTAATATGTAAAGGATATTGGAAATAA
- a CDS encoding MarR family transcriptional regulator, producing the protein MSERLVDQILSMLHNSGELIQSRLPKQLGVNAKTISKVLKLLEKNGIIKREKFIDDGRVTYKISLLKKEQRVELDDIGWAPCTTCPNLERCGRGQPISPENCEKLTIAIKMEYQKLLSSGENKSENT; encoded by the coding sequence TTGTCAGAGAGATTAGTAGATCAAATATTATCAATGTTACACAACTCAGGTGAATTAATTCAAAGTAGATTACCGAAGCAACTTGGTGTAAATGCTAAAACTATATCAAAAGTTCTTAAATTACTTGAGAAGAATGGTATAATAAAGAGAGAGAAATTTATTGATGATGGAAGAGTTACTTATAAAATATCTCTTTTAAAGAAAGAGCAAAGAGTGGAACTTGATGATATAGGTTGGGCTCCATGTACAACATGCCCGAATTTAGAAAGATGTGGAAGAGGCCAGCCAATATCACCTGAAAATTGTGAAAAATTAACAATTGCAATAAAAATGGAGTATCAAAAATTACTTTCTTCTGGTGAAAATAAGAGTGAAAATACTTAG
- a CDS encoding Gar1/Naf1 family protein — translation MRSSHNDVLSEIGQVLSISKSNLILARIKIPPKLGSFVYLKDGRKLGIIIDIFGPVANPYALIKPSRNLNKDEIVGIPIFLKKLGGKKNDRRFSN, via the coding sequence ATGAGATCTTCTCACAATGATGTACTGAGTGAAATAGGGCAAGTTCTCAGTATTTCTAAAAGCAATTTAATTCTTGCAAGAATAAAAATTCCACCAAAATTAGGATCATTTGTATATCTTAAGGATGGAAGAAAACTAGGAATTATCATAGATATCTTTGGACCTGTTGCAAATCCATATGCTTTAATAAAGCCTTCACGAAATTTGAATAAAGATGAAATAGTTGGTATTCCTATTTTTTTAAAAAAATTAGGAGGAAAAAAGAATGATAGAAGATTTTCAAATTAA
- a CDS encoding signal recognition particle subunit SRP19/SEC65 family protein — translation MEKEYIVIWPSYINSSLSRNEGRKVSKKIAVESPSIEEILNACKELGLDVLIEKNKAFPRTPWDKSGRVLVKKSDKKLKLLIKICEIIRKNRKHRP, via the coding sequence ATGGAAAAAGAATACATTGTTATTTGGCCATCATATATTAATTCTTCTCTTTCAAGAAATGAGGGTAGAAAAGTATCAAAGAAAATAGCTGTAGAATCTCCATCTATTGAAGAAATTTTAAATGCATGTAAAGAACTTGGATTAGATGTTTTAATTGAAAAAAATAAGGCTTTTCCTAGAACTCCTTGGGATAAATCTGGAAGAGTATTAGTTAAAAAATCTGATAAAAAACTAAAATTACTTATTAAAATTTGTGAAATAATAAGGAAAAATAGAAAACATAGACCTTAA
- a CDS encoding hydrogenase maturation nickel metallochaperone HypA: MHEFSLALSMINYIEEICKKNGIKKIDSIHIEIGGMTHIDPSQFRFCFKFLSKEILGGTFRLYIKKVKPKLICNNCKKIIELDMKKINEFNFKCPNCEGELIIEKGKELTLKRIKGRK; the protein is encoded by the coding sequence ATGCATGAATTCTCACTAGCACTATCAATGATAAATTATATAGAAGAAATTTGTAAGAAGAATGGAATTAAGAAAATAGATTCCATTCATATAGAGATAGGTGGAATGACTCATATTGATCCTTCACAATTTAGATTTTGTTTTAAATTTTTGAGTAAAGAAATCCTAGGAGGTACTTTTAGACTTTATATAAAAAAAGTTAAACCTAAATTAATATGTAATAATTGTAAAAAAATTATTGAACTTGATATGAAAAAAATAAATGAATTCAATTTTAAATGCCCAAATTGTGAAGGAGAATTAATTATTGAAAAAGGAAAAGAACTAACTCTTAAGAGAATAAAAGGAAGGAAATAG
- a CDS encoding 30S ribosomal protein S8e: MSYYQGRDNKKPTGGILRYSREKRKYELGSPPTETSLAKEKEERVSIRTYGGNRKIRVYEALFVNVTNTKTHTTKKCRILRVKDNPSNVDYARRGIITKGAIVETELGLAKITSRPGQDGILNAILLK, from the coding sequence ATGAGTTACTATCAAGGGAGGGATAATAAAAAACCAACTGGTGGTATTCTTAGATATAGTAGAGAGAAGAGGAAATATGAATTAGGCTCTCCACCTACTGAAACTTCTTTAGCAAAGGAAAAAGAAGAGAGAGTTTCAATAAGGACTTATGGTGGTAATAGAAAAATAAGAGTTTATGAAGCATTATTTGTTAATGTTACTAATACTAAAACTCATACTACTAAGAAGTGTCGCATATTAAGAGTGAAGGATAATCCATCTAATGTAGATTATGCTAGAAGAGGAATAATAACTAAAGGAGCAATTGTTGAAACTGAATTGGGTTTAGCAAAAATAACATCAAGACCAGGACAGGATGGTATATTAAATGCCATCCTTCTTAAATAA
- the hypE gene encoding hydrogenase expression/formation protein HypE, protein MIPNRIQLSHGAGGTIMNDLIKEVILKRISIRRVGSGIGLDELDDGATIPLNNKEIVVSGDAYTVSPIFFPGGDIGKLAVCGTINDLAVMGAKPIAMIDTIVVEEGFLIEDLKKIIDSMNEVIKEVGLAIVHGDFKVMPKGKLDGIIISTAGLGILYKGKPILDSGLRDGDKIIVSGPIGEHGIVIASLREGISFKTNILSDVAPLWELMKKAMDVGEITAAKDPTRGGLAMALNEMASKSNVSIWINEEDIPINEEVRGICEMLGLDPLELACEGRVVMGVKNEYAEEVLEEIRTTKEGRNAKIIGCVKKERPGFVIMETVVGGKRVINPPLGEPTPRIC, encoded by the coding sequence ATGATTCCAAATAGAATTCAATTAAGTCATGGTGCTGGCGGTACTATAATGAATGATTTAATAAAAGAAGTAATTCTTAAGAGAATAAGTATTAGAAGAGTTGGAAGTGGTATTGGATTAGATGAACTTGATGACGGTGCTACTATTCCATTAAATAATAAAGAAATAGTAGTATCAGGTGATGCATATACAGTAAGTCCTATATTTTTCCCAGGAGGAGATATAGGAAAATTAGCAGTTTGTGGAACTATAAATGATTTAGCAGTAATGGGTGCAAAACCAATAGCAATGATTGATACAATAGTTGTAGAAGAAGGATTTTTAATTGAAGATCTTAAAAAAATTATTGATTCAATGAATGAAGTTATAAAAGAAGTTGGTTTAGCAATTGTACATGGAGATTTTAAAGTAATGCCAAAAGGAAAATTGGATGGAATTATTATATCAACAGCAGGATTAGGCATTTTATATAAAGGAAAACCAATACTTGATTCTGGATTAAGAGATGGAGATAAAATAATAGTAAGTGGTCCAATAGGTGAACATGGTATAGTAATAGCTTCTCTTAGAGAAGGAATTTCTTTTAAAACAAATATATTATCAGATGTTGCTCCACTTTGGGAATTAATGAAAAAAGCAATGGATGTTGGAGAGATAACTGCAGCTAAGGATCCAACAAGAGGCGGATTAGCTATGGCTTTAAATGAAATGGCATCAAAATCCAATGTAAGCATATGGATAAATGAAGAAGATATTCCTATTAATGAAGAAGTAAGGGGAATTTGTGAAATGTTAGGACTAGATCCACTTGAACTTGCATGTGAAGGAAGGGTAGTAATGGGTGTTAAAAATGAATATGCTGAAGAAGTTTTAGAAGAAATTAGGACTACAAAAGAAGGAAGAAATGCAAAAATAATTGGATGTGTAAAAAAAGAAAGGCCTGGATTTGTAATTATGGAAACAGTAGTAGGAGGGAAAAGAGTAATAAATCCTCCTTTAGGAGAACCAACGCCTAGAATTTGTTAA
- the yjjX gene encoding inosine/xanthosine triphosphatase: MIVVVGTSNPIKVKAVERAFSKFFKNVEVIMCPVISKAPPQPIGLTTVIKGAISRAKEALKLEEKANFGVGIEAGIIQIPYTISGYMDQQFAAIIDRFGRITIGGGPAFEYPSFIINRIMKEKIEVNKIMAEITGKQKIGQEEGAIGYFSKNILNREIITEIAVIMALIPRINEDLYFNKF, encoded by the coding sequence ATGATTGTAGTAGTTGGGACTTCAAATCCAATAAAAGTTAAGGCTGTTGAAAGAGCATTTTCTAAATTTTTTAAAAATGTTGAAGTTATTATGTGTCCTGTAATTTCAAAAGCCCCTCCTCAACCTATAGGATTAACTACTGTTATAAAAGGTGCAATTTCAAGAGCTAAAGAAGCTTTAAAATTAGAAGAAAAAGCAAATTTTGGTGTAGGAATAGAGGCTGGAATTATTCAAATTCCTTATACAATTTCTGGTTATATGGATCAACAATTTGCTGCAATAATTGATAGATTTGGGAGAATTACTATAGGAGGTGGACCTGCATTTGAGTATCCTTCTTTTATAATAAATAGAATTATGAAAGAAAAAATTGAAGTAAATAAAATTATGGCTGAAATTACTGGTAAGCAAAAAATAGGACAAGAAGAAGGTGCAATTGGATATTTTTCAAAAAATATATTAAATAGAGAAATTATAACAGAAATAGCAGTAATAATGGCCTTAATCCCTCGTATAAATGAAGATTTATATTTTAACAAATTCTAG
- a CDS encoding Xaa-Pro peptidase family protein, translating into MYKNRQKALLRLIQNEDLDGILITSNENIFYFTGAPFIKDSFCKILYFNKDGNLYLIVSVIDYQEVIDSVSDVEIIKAEKGLFEEIKKYMGRKIGFEEKVMNQKMYQSLIKDYELIPISDYIEKMREIKDDKEVQIIKEVQKLTEKALYEAIQNFSENMSELELAAELEYFVRKLGAETYAFDTIVASGYRSAYPHGLPSKKRVKKGEGVIIDIGARFCGYCSDITRTIFFGNPTKKMMEVYEAVLNAQEEAIKVVKPGMKCKDLDEIARNVLKEYGYDEYFIHGLGHGIGISVHEPPYINRKGEEEIKIGNVITIEPGVYIPKIGGVRIEDIILITEGGCKNLTEFSKELYKVG; encoded by the coding sequence ATGTATAAGAATAGACAAAAAGCTCTATTAAGACTTATACAAAATGAAGATTTAGATGGTATATTAATTACATCTAATGAAAACATATTTTATTTTACTGGAGCACCTTTTATAAAAGATAGTTTTTGTAAAATTCTTTATTTTAATAAAGATGGAAATTTATATTTAATAGTATCAGTCATAGATTATCAAGAAGTTATTGATAGTGTAAGTGATGTAGAAATAATAAAAGCTGAAAAAGGACTTTTTGAGGAAATTAAAAAATATATGGGAAGAAAAATTGGATTTGAAGAAAAGGTCATGAATCAAAAAATGTATCAATCTTTAATTAAAGATTATGAATTAATTCCAATTAGTGATTATATTGAAAAAATGCGTGAAATAAAGGATGATAAAGAAGTTCAAATTATAAAAGAAGTTCAAAAATTAACAGAAAAAGCACTATATGAAGCTATTCAAAATTTTTCAGAAAATATGAGTGAATTAGAATTAGCTGCAGAATTAGAATATTTTGTAAGGAAATTAGGAGCTGAAACTTATGCATTTGACACAATTGTAGCATCAGGATATAGAAGTGCATATCCACATGGATTGCCTTCAAAAAAACGAGTAAAAAAAGGCGAAGGTGTTATAATTGATATTGGAGCAAGATTTTGTGGTTATTGTTCTGATATAACTAGAACTATATTTTTTGGCAATCCAACAAAAAAAATGATGGAAGTTTATGAAGCTGTGCTTAATGCACAAGAAGAAGCAATTAAGGTAGTAAAACCAGGAATGAAATGCAAGGATCTTGATGAAATTGCAAGAAATGTACTTAAGGAATATGGTTATGATGAATATTTTATTCATGGACTTGGACATGGTATTGGAATAAGTGTACATGAACCTCCATATATAAATAGAAAAGGAGAGGAAGAAATTAAAATAGGAAATGTAATAACGATAGAACCAGGAGTATATATTCCAAAGATAGGAGGAGTAAGAATAGAAGATATAATATTAATAACAGAAGGAGGATGTAAAAATTTAACAGAATTTAGTAAAGAATTATATAAAGTGGGATGA
- the uppS gene encoding polyprenyl diphosphate synthase, protein MEIVKKGNMPEHVGLILDGNRRWAIELGLSPEKGHEFGFEKAKEVLKWCWDLGIKVVTIYVLSTENLKRDEKELKHLFWLIKKGLIEILNNPDLEKYKVKIKAIGRLEYLDDDIIDLIKKVEEKTKNYEENRLYIAIAYGGRAEIVDATRKIVDAIIKGDLRKEDINEDIFSKFLYTQGDKDPDLIIRTSGEERLSGFLLWQSAYSELYFMDVYWPEIRKIDLLRAIRTYQKRTRRFGK, encoded by the coding sequence TTGGAAATTGTAAAAAAAGGAAATATGCCAGAACATGTTGGATTAATACTAGATGGAAATAGAAGATGGGCTATTGAATTAGGACTATCTCCAGAAAAAGGTCATGAATTTGGATTTGAAAAAGCAAAAGAAGTACTAAAATGGTGTTGGGATCTTGGAATAAAAGTTGTTACAATTTATGTACTTTCTACAGAGAATTTAAAAAGAGATGAAAAAGAATTAAAGCATTTATTTTGGCTTATAAAAAAAGGATTAATTGAAATACTGAATAATCCAGATTTAGAAAAATATAAAGTAAAAATAAAAGCAATAGGAAGATTAGAATATTTGGATGACGATATTATAGATTTAATAAAAAAAGTTGAAGAAAAAACAAAGAATTATGAAGAAAATAGATTGTATATAGCTATAGCTTATGGAGGAAGAGCTGAAATAGTAGATGCTACAAGGAAAATTGTAGATGCAATAATTAAAGGAGATTTAAGAAAAGAAGATATCAATGAAGATATATTTTCTAAATTCTTATATACTCAAGGAGATAAAGATCCAGATTTAATAATAAGAACTTCTGGTGAAGAAAGATTAAGTGGATTTTTATTATGGCAAAGTGCGTATTCTGAATTATATTTTATGGATGTATATTGGCCTGAAATAAGGAAAATAGATCTTTTAAGAGCTATAAGAACATATCAAAAAAGAACACGAAGATTTGGAAAATAA
- a CDS encoding ATP/GTP-binding protein, producing the protein MNFIYILGTAGSGKSALTAALLDILRADDLNVIAVNLDPGVRWLPYGVDVDIRDYINYDRIAEEYQLGPNGALIACVDSAINYINEMRKEIEKLEPDYVLIDTPGQMELFAYRDSGTLITSMLSKEGYSIIFLADSIFLNRPSDFVSIMLLSYSVHVRFRAPQINCISKIDLLSDEELKKACEWIEDPNILKQAFLSEGGDLKREISERIFESIMEMGGPGEFIFISSYSGQGMDDLYAQIQRIHTGGINI; encoded by the coding sequence ATGAATTTTATATATATCTTAGGGACTGCAGGTTCTGGTAAATCAGCTCTTACAGCAGCTCTTTTAGATATATTAAGAGCTGATGATCTTAATGTTATAGCAGTCAATTTAGATCCTGGAGTAAGATGGCTTCCATATGGAGTAGATGTAGATATAAGAGATTATATAAATTATGATAGAATTGCTGAAGAATATCAACTTGGCCCAAATGGAGCATTAATTGCTTGTGTAGATTCTGCAATAAATTATATTAATGAAATGAGAAAAGAAATTGAAAAATTAGAGCCAGATTATGTATTAATAGATACACCTGGACAAATGGAGCTTTTTGCTTATAGAGATTCAGGAACTTTAATTACATCTATGCTATCAAAAGAAGGATATTCAATAATTTTTCTAGCAGATTCGATTTTCTTAAATAGACCTTCTGATTTTGTATCAATTATGCTATTATCATATTCAGTTCACGTTAGATTTCGTGCTCCTCAAATAAATTGTATTTCAAAAATAGATTTACTTTCTGATGAAGAATTAAAAAAAGCATGTGAGTGGATTGAAGATCCAAATATTCTTAAACAAGCTTTTCTATCAGAAGGAGGAGATCTTAAAAGAGAAATTTCTGAAAGAATTTTTGAATCTATAATGGAAATGGGAGGACCAGGAGAATTTATATTTATCTCATCCTATAGTGGACAAGGAATGGATGATCTCTACGCTCAAATACAGCGAATCCATACCGGAGGAATTAACATTTGA